A genomic window from Methanoculleus caldifontis includes:
- a CDS encoding flavodoxin domain-containing protein, whose protein sequence is MPDRILVAYATRYGSTAEVAEAIGDELRKAGDAVDVRPVTEVDDLSPYRAAVIGSPIYMGKWLPESQVFIERNQQRLREMPVAYFAAGLTIEEDKPEYLRKAEASMDQVRMLVKPADVGLFRGKIETDGLSFTDRTIVKLIRAKTGDYRNWSAVRAWAQAVRGKIAPA, encoded by the coding sequence ATGCCAGACAGGATTCTTGTTGCGTATGCGACCCGCTACGGCTCGACCGCAGAGGTGGCGGAGGCGATCGGCGATGAACTCAGGAAGGCCGGCGATGCGGTCGACGTCCGGCCGGTCACCGAGGTCGACGACCTCTCCCCCTACCGCGCAGCGGTCATCGGGAGCCCGATCTACATGGGGAAGTGGCTCCCGGAATCGCAGGTCTTCATCGAGCGAAACCAGCAGCGCCTGCGCGAGATGCCGGTCGCCTACTTCGCCGCGGGGCTCACGATAGAAGAAGATAAACCCGAATACCTCAGGAAAGCGGAGGCCTCGATGGACCAGGTGAGGATGCTCGTAAAGCCGGCAGATGTCGGCCTCTTCCGCGGGAAGATTGAGACCGACGGCCTCTCCTTCACGGACCGGACGATCGTCAAGCTCATCCGGGCAAAGACGGGGGACTACCGCAACTGGTCGGCCGTCCGCGCCTGGGCACAGGCGGTGCGCGGAAAGATTGCACCGGCGTAA